In the Sphingobacterium sp. PCS056 genome, TTGGTTCGTATACTGCTTGAATTATAGTTCTAGATTCATTTCATCTACAAGGCTTTAAACAAATTTAAAAAAAGTGATTTAGATCGATCTTTTTAGGACTTTCTATGATCAATCTTAATAAAGTATGAAGACAGCATTAATTACAGGAGTGACAGGACAAGATGGTTCTTATTTAGCCGAGTTATTATTGGAAAAAGGATATATGGTTCATGGTATCAAACGAAGAGCATCTTCGTTCAATACGCAACGTATAGATCATTTATATCAGGATCAACACGAAAATCATATTAACTTTAAACTTCATTACGGTGATTTAACAGATTCAACTAATATCATCCGAATTATTCAAGAAGTGCAGCCCGATGAGATATACAATTTAGGAGCTATGTCACACGTAAAAGTATCATTTGATTCGCCAGAATATGTTGCTCATGTAGATGGTATCGGAACTCTACGTATTTTAGAAGCTGTACGTATCTTGGGACTGGAGAAGAGAACCCGAATTTATCAAGCGTCTACTTCTGAACTTTATGGTGGACTAGCTGAGAACAAAAATGAAAGAGGTTTTTATGATGAAAAATCACCTTTTTATCCTCGTTCACCTTATGGGGTAGCTAAAATTTACGGTTTCTGGATTACAAAAAACTATAGAGAAGCTTATCATATGTATGCATGTAATGGGATTTTGTTTAATCATGAGTCTCCACGCCGTGGTGAAACATTTGTCACCCGTAAAATTACTATGGCTACAGCAGCTATAGCTTTAGGGAAACAAGAATGTTTGTATTTAGGAAATCTGAATGCATTAAGAGATTGGGGACATGCCAAAGATTATGTGGAGGCCATGTGGCGGATTTTGCAGCAAGATGTAGCAGAAGATTATGTCATTGCTACTGGGGTAACTACCTGTGTCCGCGACTTTGTGAAAATGGCTTTCGCAGAGGTCGGCATTGCGTTACAATTTGAGGGGGCCGAAGAAAACGAAATTGCAAAAGTGAAATCATGTTCAAATCCTGAATACCAATTGGAGATCGGAAAAGTGATTGTCCGAGTAGATCCTCAGTATTATCGTCCTACTGAAGTTGACTTGTTAATAGGAGATCCAACAAAATCGAAAACCCAGTTGGGATGGGAACCAAAATATGATTTAGCTTCTTTAGTGAAAGAGATGGTTGAAAATGATATTTTAATTTTGAAAAACTAAGATCTTAAACTTCATTTTTCAAAATTCCTACGCGCTATGTTATAAAAAATGTAAAGAAGAGCATATCTTATTGTATATCGTTGCAATGTGGTCAATCATCTAAAGAAAACTTAAAACTATTGTATAAAGTCATCTTCTTCCCATTACTGCGAAACAAGGTTTAAGGGAAACGCTTGAATCATTTCAAAAAAAGAACTTTAATTTTCTAAAAAAAACTAAATGCCTCCAGATTACATATGGAGGCATTGCCTCATAAAAATCATTGTATTTGTACCTGATGATTTTTTTACCATCCTTTTTCGTTGATCGCACATTATTAAGAGCCATCTTTCCTTATACCTTTTATTTGTCTATCACAAGTTTTGTATTATAATGGTTTTGGTTTATGCTACATCGCTTGATGGTACACACTTCCTTGTCCATTATCATAGCTATTTAAGAGTTATAATAGAGGGTTCGTAGAGTGTTCATATAGGTAAAGCTCTATAAAACCTCTCTTTGATCCAGCTTAACATAAAAAGAAATCTCTTAAAGAATCGGATCTCCATAGAAGGAACTGCCCATTCGTCTTAAATGGTAGCTAGTTATAATTAACTGCTACTCAACCCTACTATTCCGATCGGACTGCGTTCACATTATTTTGATCATCAATGACCATCTCGATCGAGTTAACAATTTTTTAATTTGGAGATTTAATTTCCAATGAGTACTTTTGTTACTCAAAGACTAATCAACCAAATGTTGGATTCGCTTATCACGTCCAAGACAAGACTCAAGCTTCTGATCAAATTTTTTGTATCAGCTAGCAATCAGGGCTATTTACGCGGATTGGCTGATGAGTTTCAAGAGTCTACTAATGCCATTCGAAAAGAATTAAATCAATTAGAAGATGCGGGTTTTTTGACTAAAAAATCAGATAAAAATAAGATCTTCTATCGCGCCAATACCACACATTCCTTATTTAAGCCGCTTCAAAAATTAATTCATACTTTTTTAGGAATCGATGAGCTCGTGGATCATATTCTTGATCAAGCAGGTGATATTCAGACGGTCAGTATAATCGGTGATTATGCTAAAGGGCTTGATTCTGACCAGATCGAAGTACTTATTTTAGGCGAAAATCTAAATGAGGCATATTTATTGCGGTTAGCGGCAAAGGTTGGTGCAAAGCTGAAAAAAGTGGTGATACTGTATTGCAATGTTTCCACGCACGATGGGCATTGCATTCAGTTGTACACTAAGTAACACAGAAGTATAATTATTTCAAATAAAAATGAGTAAAATATTAATCACTGGAGGGGCTGGATTTATTGGTTCCAATTTAACAGAGCATTTCTTAGGAAAAGGTTTTCAGGTAGTTGTGTTAGACAACTTTGCAACGGGGCACCGTCACAATCTGGAGCAGCATGCAGACAATCCTAATTTTTCTTTAATTGAAGGTGATATACGTAATACGGCGGACTGTGAGTTGGCTGTACAGGGAGTAGATTATGTATTGCATCAGGCAGCATTAGGATCCGTTCCCCGTTCAATCAAAGATCCACAGACGACCAATGAAGTGAATGTAACGGGCTTTTTAAATATGTTAGTTGCTGCACGTGATGCTAACGTGAAACGTTTTGTCTACGCAGCCTCTTCTTCTACATATGGCGATTCCGAAAATTTACCAAA is a window encoding:
- the gmd gene encoding GDP-mannose 4,6-dehydratase, producing the protein MKTALITGVTGQDGSYLAELLLEKGYMVHGIKRRASSFNTQRIDHLYQDQHENHINFKLHYGDLTDSTNIIRIIQEVQPDEIYNLGAMSHVKVSFDSPEYVAHVDGIGTLRILEAVRILGLEKRTRIYQASTSELYGGLAENKNERGFYDEKSPFYPRSPYGVAKIYGFWITKNYREAYHMYACNGILFNHESPRRGETFVTRKITMATAAIALGKQECLYLGNLNALRDWGHAKDYVEAMWRILQQDVAEDYVIATGVTTCVRDFVKMAFAEVGIALQFEGAEENEIAKVKSCSNPEYQLEIGKVIVRVDPQYYRPTEVDLLIGDPTKSKTQLGWEPKYDLASLVKEMVENDILILKN
- a CDS encoding ArsR family transcriptional regulator translates to MSTFVTQRLINQMLDSLITSKTRLKLLIKFFVSASNQGYLRGLADEFQESTNAIRKELNQLEDAGFLTKKSDKNKIFYRANTTHSLFKPLQKLIHTFLGIDELVDHILDQAGDIQTVSIIGDYAKGLDSDQIEVLILGENLNEAYLLRLAAKVGAKLKKVVILYCNVSTHDGHCIQLYTK